In the Acidimicrobiales bacterium genome, TGGAGTGCACCCCGTTGAGCGTGTCGAGCTTGTGGCGGTGCTCGGGGGGGACCGCCGCCGAGTCGGCGGCGAAGGCGTCCTCCAGGGCGGCGGCGATGTCCCTGCCCTCCCGCCAGGCGGCCTCGGCCACCCCGGCCCAGCGCCGCAACACCTCCTCGGCCTCGGCCAGCACGGCGGTGTGGTCGGGAACCAGCCCGTAGTGGGCCAGGGCCAGCCCGGCCGGGCGCCGGGCGGCGAACTTGTGGAGGGACGTCACCGCCTGGTCGAGGTCGAAGTCGGGCGGCGGGGTCGACGGCCGGAGGATGCCGGCGTCGGGGAGGCGCACTCCGACGGCGTCGCCCACGAACAGGATCCCGCTGGTCGAGTCGTGCAGGCCGAGGTGGTGCTTGGCGTGGCCGGGGGAGTCCACCGTCGTCAGCACCCGGCCCCCGCCCACCTCCGCAGCACCTCCTCGGCCTCGGCCAGCACGGCGGCGTGGTCCGGCACCAGCCCGTAGTGGGCCAGGGCCAGCCCGGCGGGACGGCGGGCGGCGAACTTGTGCAGCGACGTCACCGCCTGGTCCAGGTCGAAGTCGGGGGGCGGGGTCGAGGGCCTGAGGATGCCGGCGTCGGGCAGGCGGACCCCGACGGCGTCGCCCACGAAGAGGATCCCGCTCGTCGAGTCGTGCAGGCCGAGGTGGTGCTTGGCGTGGCCGGGGGAGTCCACCGTGGTCAGCACCCGGCCTCCGCCCACTTCCAGCTCCTGGCCGTCCTCCAGCACCTCGAGGCGGTCGGCCGGGGTGGGGTCGAGGCGCCCGTAGAGGTCGTCGAGGAGGGGGCCGTACACCCGGGCGGCGGAGTCGACCAGCCGGGAGGGGTCGACGAGGTGGCGGGCGCCCTTCGGGTGCACGTACACCGTGGCCCGGGGAAAGGCGGCGGCCACGTTGCCCACCCCGCCGGCATGGTCGAGGTGGATGTGGGTGACGACGACCGCCCCCAGGTCGGCCGGGCCCACCCCCAGGGAGCCCAGGGCCTCGAGGAGCACCGGCACCGAGCTCTGGCTGCCGGTCTCGACCAGGACGGGGCGGGGGCCGTCGACCAGGTAGCCCGCCGTGACCCGCTCCCAGCCGCCGAGCAGGGTGTCGATCTGGGTGACGCCGTCGCCGATGACCGTCGTGGCGGCCGCGGCGGTCACTGGTTGACCTCGATGACGACCTTCACGTCGTCGGGCTGGCGCTGCAGGGCATCGGCCCACGAGGCCAGCGGCACCCGCCGGCTGATCAGGCGCTCCAGCCACGCCCGGTCGGCGGCGGCCAGGGCGGCGGCGCCCAGCTCGTAGTGGCGGCGGTTGGCGTTGACCGAGCCGACCACCGCCTCGTTCTCGAGCACCATGGCCCGGTTGAGGGCGCCGGCGTCGATGCCGAGCTCCCGGCCGCCCGACGACACCCCGGTCAGGCACACGACTCCCCCCGGGGCGGCGTCCTGCATCACGTCGAAGACCAGCTGGCCCACGCCGGTGCACTCGATGATCAGGTCCCAGGCCTCCCCGGCGTCCCGCACGTCCCCGTGGTGGTAGGTGGCGCCGAGCGCCGCCACCAGGTCGGGCTTGAGACCGGTGGCCACCTGGTCGAGCACGTGCACGTCGAGGCCCCGCTCCACGCCGATGAGGGCGGCCAGCAGGCCGATGGGCCCGGCCCCGGTGACCAGCGCCCGGCGCGGGCTCCACCCGCCCTGACGGGAGCCGATGGCGTCGACCTGGTCCCAGGCCTTGGCCACCACGCTGGCCGGCTCGAGCAGCACACCCAGGCCGGCGAGGGAGGAGTCGACCTTCACCACGTACTTCGGCTCGATGCGGTAGCGCTCCGAGCAGTAGCCGTCGAGGGACTTGATCCCCCGCTCGGTGTACTGGCCGTTGCGGCAGAAGTCCCACTGGTCCACCGCGCACGCCGGGCAGGGCACCGGGTCGGGGCGCCGGACGATCCCGACCACCAGGTCCCCCTCGGTGACGCCGGCGCCCGCCGGCGCCTCCAGCACCCGGCCCAGCGACTCGTGGCCCAGGATCAGCCGGTCCCGGCCGGGCGGGGCCCACCCGTAGGCGCCGCTGACGATCTCGGCGTCGGTGCCGCACACGCCGATGGCCAGGGTCTCGACGAGCACCGCGCCGTCGGACGCCGGCGGCTCGTCGACGTCGTCGAGCCGGGCGCTGCCGGCCTTCCCGGGCTCGACGGTGAGGGCCTTCATCGCCGCACTCCTCTCAGCTTGGTGAGCAACCTCGGCTTGCGCGCGTCACCGGGGTGGCGGTCGAGGACCGACTCCCCACGCGTGGAGAGGGTGCGCGCCGAGTTGACCACGCCGACGTGGGAGAAGGCCTGGGGGAAGTTCCCGACCATCCGCTTGGTGACCGGGTCGTACTCCTCGGCCAGGAGCCCGACGTCGTTGCCGAGCGACAGCAGGTGCTCGAACAGCTCGCGGGCATCGTCCTGGCGCCCGAGGAGGGCCAGGTTGTCGACCAGCCAGAACGAGCACGCCAGGAAGGCGCCCTCCCCACCCGAGAGGCCGTCCACGGCCGAGTCGTCGCGCGGCCGGTAGCGCAGGACCAGCCCGTCGTGGAGCAGCTCGCGCTCGACGGCCTCGACGGTCGAGCGCACGCGCGGGTCGTCGGGCGGGAGGAACCCGACGATCGGGATCATCAACACGCTGGCGTCGAGCTCCGAGCTTCCGTAGTACTGGGTGAAGGCGCCGACGTCCTCGTTCCAGGCGTGCTCGCACACCTCCTTCTTGATCTGGTCGCGCAGGGCCCGCCACTTGTGCACCGGTCCCTCGAGCTGGAGATGCTCGACGGTGTGCACGGCCCGATCGACCGCCACCCAGGCCATGACCTTGGAATGGGTGAAGTGGCGCCGGGGCCCGCGCACCTCCCAGATCCCGTCGTCCGGCTCCTTCCATCCCGACTCGAGGAAGTTCATCAGCTCGAGCTGGAGCGACCACGCCTCGTCGTCCCCCGTCCCCATCTCGTCGGAGGAGAGGTCGCACCGGGCCTGGTGCAGGGCGTCCATGACCTCCCCGTACACGTCGAGCTGGAACTGGCCGGCGGCGGCGTTGCCGATCCTTACCGGCCGGGAGCCCTCGTAGCCCGGGAGCCAGTCCGCCTCCCACTCGTCGAGGCGGCGCTCCCCCGCCGGCCCGTACATGATCTGGATCTTGGCCGCCTCCCCGGCCACCGCCCGGAGCAGCCAGTCGCGCCACTCCGCCGCCTCCTCGTGGTAGCCGGCGCCCATCAGGGCCAGGAGGGTGAGGGTGGCGTCGCGCAGCCAGCAGTACCGGTAGTCCCAGTTGCGCTCCCCCCCGATCAGCTCGGGCAGCGAGGTGGTGGCGGCGGCCACGATGCCCCCGGTCGGGGCGTAGGTCAGCGCCTTCAGGGTGATGAGGGAGCGGATGACGGCGTCGCGCCACTCCCCCTGGTAGGTGCAGCTGTCCGACCAGCCCCGCCAGTAGCGCTCGGTGTCCTCGATCACGAAGCGGGCGGCCAGGGGGCGCGGGGCCCGGGTGTGCGACGGGTACCACGCCAGCTCGAACGGGACGTCCTGGCCCTCGGAGACGGTGAACTCCGCCACCGTGGACATGTCCTCTCCCCGGGTCTCGACGTGGGTCCACAGGCTGAGGGCGTCGGGCCCGGCTATGGCCCGCAGCTGGCCGTCGGCCCGGTGGACCCAGGGGATGGTGCGCCCGTAGTCGAAGCGGATGGTGAGGTCCATCTTCATCGGGACCCGCCCGCTCACCCCCTGGACCTGCCGCACCACCTCGGGGTACCGCTCGCGGGGCGGCATGCAGTCGACGATGCGGACGACGCCGCTGGCGGTCTCGAGCTCGGTCTCGAGCACGAGGGTCCCGGGCCGGTAGGAGCGCCGCGACCGGCGGATGGGCTCGGTGGGCGAGATCTGCCACCGGCCGTGGGTGCGGTCCCCGAGCAGGGCGGAGAAGCACGCCGCCGAGTCGAACCGGGGCACACACAGCCAGTCGATCGACCCCTCACGGGACACCAGGGCGGCGGTGTGGGTGTCCCCGATCAGGGCGTAGTCCTCGATGCGGGCGCTCACCGGGACATCCTTGCGTACATCTCTAAAGGCGGGGGAACGCCGGGTCGATAGTCACATATGACTAGCCCGTCAACGCAGCAGACATCGGAGCAGCGGGCCACGGACCAGCGGTCCCCCGAGCGGCGCCGCCCCCGGACCGGCGCCCAGGTCCCGGACGATGAGCGGGGGGACGGGGAGGGGGCGCCGGACGCCGAGGGGATGGCGGACCGCCTCGCCTACGCCGCCACCCACGACGACCTGACCGGGCTGCCCAACCGCACCCTCCTCCGCCAGCGGCTGGACGAGGCCCTGGACCGGCACCGCCGTCTCGACGAGGTCGTGGCGGTGATCTTCTTCGACCTCGACCACTTCAAGAAGGTCAACGACAGCCTCGGCCACCGGGCCGGGGACGAGCTGCTGGTGGAGGCCTCCAGGCGCATCGAGGCGACGGTGCGCCCGACCGACCTGGTGGCCCGCTTCGGCGGGGACGAGTTCGTGGTGGTGTGCCACGACCTGATCGGGGAGATCGAGGCCCTCGGCATCGCCGACCGCATCCGGGAGGCGCTGGAGCGGCCCTTCACCGTCTCCGGCCAGGCCGTCTACGTCTCGGCCAGCCTGGGGGTGGCGTGGCCCCGGCCCGACTCGGCCGAGGCCGACTCCCTGCTCTCCGACGCGGACGCCGCCATGTTCGTGGCCAAGCAGGGCGGGCGGGGCCGGACCGAGGCCTACGACCGCCGCCTGCGGGACCGGGCCCGCGAGCGGCTGGCCAACGAGGCCGCCCTGCGCACCGCCCTCGAGGCCGACGAGCTGCGCCTGGCGTTCCAGCCGGTTGTGGAGCTCGACACCGGCCGGGTGGCCGGGGTGGAGGCGCTGATCCGTTGGGACCATCCCGAGCGGGGGGCGCTGCGCCCGGACGCCTTCATGGCCCTGGCCGAGGAGACCGGGCTGGTCTCCCAGGTCGGCGCCTGGGCGGTGCGCGAGGCGTGCCGCCACCAGGCCAAGTGGGACGCCCTGGGGGCGGACGCCGCGCAGCCGATATGGACCGCCGTCAACGTCTCGGCCTACCAGCTGTCCCGGCCCGAGCTGGCCCAGGCCCTCGAGGAGGCGCTGGCCGAGAGCGGGGTCAGCCCGTCCCACATCCGCCTCGAGATCACCGAGACCGCCGTGGTCGAGAACCCGACGTCGGGTCTGGCGGCGTTACGCGCCCTCAAGGCCCACGGGGTGACGCTGGTCCTCGACGACTTCGGCACCGGCTACGCCTCGCTGTCGGCGCTGCGCCGCTTCCCGCTCGACTGCATCAAGGTCGACCGTTCCTTCGTCGACGGCCTCACCACCAACCGGGCCGACCGCGCCATCGTGGCCGCCGTCATCCGCCTCGGGGCCGAGATGGGCCTCGAGGTGGT is a window encoding:
- a CDS encoding MBL fold metallo-hydrolase → MTAAAATTVIGDGVTQIDTLLGGWERVTAGYLVDGPRPVLVETGSQSSVPVLLEALGSLGVGPADLGAVVVTHIHLDHAGGVGNVAAAFPRATVYVHPKGARHLVDPSRLVDSAARVYGPLLDDLYGRLDPTPADRLEVLEDGQELEVGGGRVLTTVDSPGHAKHHLGLHDSTSGILFVGDAVGVRLPDAGILRPSTPPPDFDLDQAVTSLHKFAARRPAGLALAHYGLVPDHAAVLAEAEEVLRRWAGAGC
- a CDS encoding glucose 1-dehydrogenase; this translates as MKALTVEPGKAGSARLDDVDEPPASDGAVLVETLAIGVCGTDAEIVSGAYGWAPPGRDRLILGHESLGRVLEAPAGAGVTEGDLVVGIVRRPDPVPCPACAVDQWDFCRNGQYTERGIKSLDGYCSERYRIEPKYVVKVDSSLAGLGVLLEPASVVAKAWDQVDAIGSRQGGWSPRRALVTGAGPIGLLAALIGVERGLDVHVLDQVATGLKPDLVAALGATYHHGDVRDAGEAWDLIIECTGVGQLVFDVMQDAAPGGVVCLTGVSSGGRELGIDAGALNRAMVLENEAVVGSVNANRRHYELGAAALAAADRAWLERLISRRVPLASWADALQRQPDDVKVVIEVNQ
- a CDS encoding glycoside hydrolase family 15 protein, encoding MSARIEDYALIGDTHTAALVSREGSIDWLCVPRFDSAACFSALLGDRTHGRWQISPTEPIRRSRRSYRPGTLVLETELETASGVVRIVDCMPPRERYPEVVRQVQGVSGRVPMKMDLTIRFDYGRTIPWVHRADGQLRAIAGPDALSLWTHVETRGEDMSTVAEFTVSEGQDVPFELAWYPSHTRAPRPLAARFVIEDTERYWRGWSDSCTYQGEWRDAVIRSLITLKALTYAPTGGIVAAATTSLPELIGGERNWDYRYCWLRDATLTLLALMGAGYHEEAAEWRDWLLRAVAGEAAKIQIMYGPAGERRLDEWEADWLPGYEGSRPVRIGNAAAGQFQLDVYGEVMDALHQARCDLSSDEMGTGDDEAWSLQLELMNFLESGWKEPDDGIWEVRGPRRHFTHSKVMAWVAVDRAVHTVEHLQLEGPVHKWRALRDQIKKEVCEHAWNEDVGAFTQYYGSSELDASVLMIPIVGFLPPDDPRVRSTVEAVERELLHDGLVLRYRPRDDSAVDGLSGGEGAFLACSFWLVDNLALLGRQDDARELFEHLLSLGNDVGLLAEEYDPVTKRMVGNFPQAFSHVGVVNSARTLSTRGESVLDRHPGDARKPRLLTKLRGVRR
- a CDS encoding bifunctional diguanylate cyclase/phosphodiesterase is translated as MTSPSTQQTSEQRATDQRSPERRRPRTGAQVPDDERGDGEGAPDAEGMADRLAYAATHDDLTGLPNRTLLRQRLDEALDRHRRLDEVVAVIFFDLDHFKKVNDSLGHRAGDELLVEASRRIEATVRPTDLVARFGGDEFVVVCHDLIGEIEALGIADRIREALERPFTVSGQAVYVSASLGVAWPRPDSAEADSLLSDADAAMFVAKQGGRGRTEAYDRRLRDRARERLANEAALRTALEADELRLAFQPVVELDTGRVAGVEALIRWDHPERGALRPDAFMALAEETGLVSQVGAWAVREACRHQAKWDALGADAAQPIWTAVNVSAYQLSRPELAQALEEALAESGVSPSHIRLEITETAVVENPTSGLAALRALKAHGVTLVLDDFGTGYASLSALRRFPLDCIKVDRSFVDGLTTNRADRAIVAAVIRLGAEMGLEVVAEGVESEDQRDVLMEQGCRLGQGYHFSRPLSPGEVRSLLLGAVAGAGGRVGALR